The following are from one region of the Halobacteriovorax vibrionivorans genome:
- the pyrH gene encoding UMP kinase, which produces MKYKRILLKLSGEALAGEAGYGVTHDVLNQISEEVKDLVEMGVEVAIVVGGGNIHRGVAGATRGMDRTSSDHMGMLATVINALAMQDSLEQKGVFTRVMSAIDMQEICEPYIRRRAERHLEKKRVVIFAAGTGNPYFTTDTAAALRANEIDAQVIFKATKVDGIYDKDPMKYDDAVKFDQLKYIDVLNKGIKVMDSAAISLCMDNEMEIVVFNMFENGNIAKAVRGEAIGTKVIK; this is translated from the coding sequence ATGAAATATAAAAGAATTCTATTAAAGCTATCAGGTGAAGCTTTAGCAGGGGAAGCTGGTTACGGTGTTACACACGATGTTCTAAATCAAATCTCAGAGGAAGTTAAAGATCTTGTAGAGATGGGTGTTGAAGTAGCTATCGTTGTTGGTGGAGGAAATATTCACCGCGGTGTAGCTGGAGCAACTAGAGGAATGGATCGTACTTCATCTGACCATATGGGAATGCTGGCCACTGTTATAAATGCACTTGCAATGCAAGACTCGTTAGAGCAAAAAGGTGTGTTTACAAGAGTTATGTCAGCTATTGATATGCAAGAGATTTGTGAGCCATATATCAGACGTCGCGCTGAAAGGCATTTAGAAAAGAAACGCGTTGTTATCTTTGCAGCTGGAACAGGTAATCCATATTTTACAACTGATACAGCGGCAGCGTTAAGAGCTAATGAAATTGACGCACAGGTAATCTTTAAAGCAACAAAAGTTGACGGAATTTATGATAAAGATCCTATGAAATATGATGACGCAGTTAAGTTCGATCAATTAAAATATATCGATGTATTAAATAAGGGAATCAAAGTTATGGATTCTGCCGCTATCTCACTTTGTATGGATAATGAGATGGAAATTGTGGTATTTAATATGTTTGAAAATGGAAATATTGCAAAGGCCGTAAGAGGTGAAGCAATAGGAACAAAAGTTATTAAATAA
- the rpsB gene encoding 30S ribosomal protein S2, translated as MSELNINDLLKAGAHFGHQTHKWNPKMKPYVFGERNGIYILDLAKTIPMAKKAHDFLKKTASEGKPILFVATKRQASETVKNAAASCGAYYVTNRWLGGMLTNYKTINLSIDKLRKVEKMKETGDFELLTKKERIKVGKEVEKLEKNLGGIKDMRKLPGAVVIVDPNNERIAVKEANKLGIPVVAIVDTNCNPEGVDYIVPGNDDAIKSITLFSEYFAGAISASGGKTKAAAGTKAADKALEEEILSKYENDIDLAGEEE; from the coding sequence ATGTCAGAATTAAACATCAATGATCTATTAAAAGCTGGTGCTCACTTCGGTCACCAAACACACAAGTGGAACCCAAAAATGAAGCCATATGTATTTGGTGAAAGAAACGGTATCTACATCTTAGATCTTGCTAAAACAATTCCAATGGCAAAGAAAGCTCACGATTTCCTAAAGAAGACTGCTTCTGAAGGTAAGCCAATTCTTTTCGTAGCTACAAAAAGACAAGCATCTGAAACAGTAAAGAATGCTGCTGCTTCTTGTGGAGCTTACTACGTAACTAACAGATGGCTAGGTGGGATGCTTACAAACTACAAAACAATTAATCTTTCAATCGATAAACTAAGAAAAGTTGAAAAGATGAAAGAAACAGGTGACTTCGAGCTTCTAACTAAGAAAGAAAGAATCAAAGTTGGAAAAGAAGTTGAAAAGCTTGAGAAAAACCTTGGTGGTATCAAGGATATGAGAAAGCTTCCAGGTGCAGTTGTTATCGTTGATCCAAATAACGAAAGAATTGCAGTAAAAGAAGCTAACAAGCTAGGTATTCCTGTTGTTGCAATCGTTGATACTAACTGTAACCCAGAAGGTGTTGACTACATTGTTCCAGGTAACGATGATGCAATCAAATCAATTACTCTATTCTCTGAGTACTTCGCTGGTGCGATCTCTGCAAGTGGTGGAAAGACTAAAGCTGCTGCAGGAACTAAAGCTGCCGATAAAGCTCTAGAAGAAGAAATTCTTTCTAAGTACGAGAACGATATTGATTTAGCTGGTGAAGAAGAATAA
- the tsf gene encoding translation elongation factor Ts: MAITASAVKELREKTGAGMMDCKKALTETNGDLEAAVDFLRTKGLAKAAKKASRVAAEGTVVSVVDGNKGVILEVNCETDFVAKGDDFQGFAKSVAEWTLANKPGSVDELKEAKNAETTELTMKCGEKIDLRRFSAVETTGVLGSYNHGGKIGVLVDLDTDKADAPEVAELAKDIAMHVAAAAPTFLTSDDIDESYKKREEEVYRAQLKEEGKPENMIDQIVKGKLGKLAKEVCLVEQVFIKNPDFTIKKLVADVAGKVGGNITVKAFHKINLGEGIEKKEDNLADEVAKMTQQ; the protein is encoded by the coding sequence ATGGCTATTACGGCAAGCGCTGTTAAAGAATTAAGAGAAAAAACTGGTGCAGGTATGATGGACTGTAAGAAAGCTCTTACAGAAACAAACGGAGACCTAGAAGCGGCAGTTGATTTCCTAAGAACTAAAGGTCTAGCAAAAGCTGCTAAAAAAGCAAGCCGTGTTGCTGCTGAAGGTACTGTAGTATCTGTAGTTGATGGTAACAAAGGTGTAATCCTTGAAGTTAACTGTGAAACAGACTTCGTTGCAAAAGGTGACGACTTCCAAGGTTTCGCAAAATCAGTTGCTGAATGGACTCTTGCTAACAAGCCTGGTTCTGTTGATGAACTTAAAGAAGCTAAAAATGCTGAAACAACTGAACTTACTATGAAATGTGGTGAGAAGATTGATCTAAGAAGATTCTCTGCAGTTGAAACTACAGGTGTTCTTGGTTCATATAACCACGGTGGAAAAATTGGTGTTCTAGTTGATCTAGATACTGATAAGGCCGATGCTCCAGAAGTTGCGGAACTTGCAAAAGATATCGCAATGCACGTTGCAGCTGCTGCTCCAACTTTCTTAACTTCTGATGACATTGATGAGTCATACAAGAAGAGAGAAGAAGAAGTTTACCGTGCACAACTTAAAGAAGAAGGGAAGCCTGAGAACATGATCGATCAGATCGTTAAAGGTAAACTAGGAAAACTTGCTAAAGAAGTTTGTCTTGTTGAGCAAGTATTCATCAAGAACCCAGACTTCACTATCAAGAAACTTGTTGCTGATGTAGCAGGTAAAGTTGGTGGTAACATTACTGTAAAAGCTTTCCATAAAATCAACCTTGGTGAAGGGATTGAGAAGAAAGAAGATAACTTAGCAGACGAAGTTGCTAAGATGACTCAACAGTAA